Within the Deinococcus sedimenti genome, the region GGTCTTGTGGCTGACCACGACCCCGCGCTCGTGGAGGAGTTCCTGCACGTCATATTGACTGAGCGAAAGCGGACGGTAGAGCCGCAGGGCGTAGACGATGACGCTCAAGGGAAATCGATGACGGTGCGGCTCCTGGCCGCTCACAGCTCGGCCGGCCGAGGTTAAGTTGCCAGAACCCCGGGGAGCTTGGCCGCCACGACATCAAGCTTCTGAATGTCGGGTGCCTGTGCGAACAGTTCGGCGTTCTCCTGAAGTGCCGCTGCAACGCGGCCCGACAGGTGCGCTTCCCGGCCTGACTCGTCGGGAAATACGTCGAAGATGCCGAAGGTCGAAGGCCCCAGGCGGATTGCGAACCAGGCGGTCGTCGCCGGTTCCTGCTCAACCAGCGGCAGCCCTCCCATCAGAAAGTTCTCGACGTCCGCCTCTTTTCCAGGCTTGGCCTCCAGCCGGACCAACAGTCCCAGTGTTACCATGTTCCCCTCCTTTCTCAACCTCGTGCTGACCATCATGGTGTGAAGACCGCGCACCATGTCGTCTGCCTAGGCCTGAACTGAACATATCACGCGCGCGCGGCCCGTTCTCCAGCGAGGAAACGAGCGGCGTTACAGGCCGAGCGTCACCAGAACCTGCCGAGGATCAGGGTGGCCCGGCGCTGCGCTCGACTTGCCTGGGCGACTCCCCGCGGAGTCTTCCCCTTGGGCTCGTCCGCAATTCCGCGTGCGGCCGGCCCTTATACGGAGCTGAACTCTTCTTCAGAAGACCTGTTGCGCAGTAGTTGAAGGATCAGTGGGGAGCCGTGAATCGGCTTCCCACTGATCTGTCCCTGCGCTCAGGGCGTGCAGAGGTGGTGGCGGCGTTGCCAACGGAGATTGACGAGTCCAGCGACACACCCCCACATCACGCCGTGCCGTGAGGTCTGATTCCTGAAAAACTCCTTGCAGACGCGAAATTTCTTGATGCGGTTGATGGCATTCTCAGCGCTGATCCGAACCTTCGAGATCAGCCGATTCAGCTCACGGTGCTCCTTGCTCAACTCGCCGTTCTTCGGTCGTTTGGCAGGCACGATGGTTTCCCACTCCGGATAGACCTTCTCTATCCCGGTATAGCCCCGGTCTCCCCATACCCGAACGTGCCTGGGCAGTCGATTCATCAGTCGGGAACGTCGCAGCACCTTCATGTCGTGGGTGCGACCGCTGGCGGTCGCACTGAGGTGCACGATCTGTCCTTCGGGCGTCACCGCCACCTGGGTTTTCAGGGTATGGGTCCTTTTCTTGACGCTGTAAAAGCGCTTCTTGTCCTTGGGCCGCCCGACCGCCTACTTGCCGGGGTTCTCCCCCTTCTTCACTTTCGGCTGCCCGCGAGGTTGCTCAGTCCCATCCACAATCACGTCGGTCAGTTCGGGGAAGATCTCCAGAAACTCCTCCAACGAGCGTATTTTCCTTGGCTTCTTGCTCGCCCCTCCAGGAGTCTCATCCGGCTCGGCCTGGAGCGTCCGGGGACGGAGGGGAGCAGGCAACGCCTGCTCCAGGACCGGGAGCAGGGTATGGATGTTCCGGCAGATGTTCGCTGCGTCCAGATCGAACAGGATGCCCAGAACGTGCATGGTGAAGTACTGTCGCAGATAGAGCAGCGTGACCAGCAGTCGCTGGCTGAGATCGAGCTTGAAGGTATTGCCTGCTCCGATGCGCCGGACCCGTCCGGCGCGGGAAAGGGAGCAGCGATGGCTCCGTTCCCACAACGGCTCCAGTTCAATCAGAAGGTGGTCGAACTCGGTGGGACTCAACCCCACCAGCCGCTCAAAGGACCGCCCCCTGGACTTCAGCTTCTCAAGTCGCAACACCCTTGAACCTACCTGCTCCGACCTCTACTGCGCAACAGGTCTTGAGAATACGGACTGAACTCCTGGAAGGTGTTAGTGGCTGAGTAAAGTTCCGTCTGACTCGACCGTGATGCTGATGTTGTCAGCATCTTTGTGTCTCGCCAACCGAACAGCGTCGTACCCGCCACCTCAGACGGACAGCGCGGCTGCGGCTCCTGGGGTAGCAAGTGCGTCTCCTTGACGAGTCCCTGACACACGGTTCAGTGAAGGAAGGATCACGCGACGCACGTTGAGGCAGGACGTCCGGCGAACACTGATGGGTCCAAGTTAAGCCACGCAGGAGTACGATCGGTCCTCAGTCACACGTTTTTCAGCACTGTACCCTCTTGGAACGTCTACCTCGCT harbors:
- a CDS encoding putative quinol monooxygenase, with the translated sequence MVTLGLLVRLEAKPGKEADVENFLMGGLPLVEQEPATTAWFAIRLGPSTFGIFDVFPDESGREAHLSGRVAAALQENAELFAQAPDIQKLDVVAAKLPGVLAT